CCAACTATCTCGCCAAGCTGAAGCAGCGCGATTACGAGATCGTGTCGCAGGCGCGCATGTCGCCCAAGATGCTCGAGCTGGCCGATCACGGCCTGTACCCGACTTACCACGAGAAGATCCGCGCCGGCCTCGACATCCTCGACTACAGCGGCCAGCCGCTGTTCTCGGCGCGCTTCCCGGAGCGCCTGTACGGCAGGTTCGACGAGGCGCCCGGCATGCTGGTCAAGAGCCTGCTGTACATCGAGAACCGCGAGCTGCTCGACACCACCTATCCGAAGCGCAATCCGGCCGTCGAGTGGGACCGCTTCTCGAAAGCGGTGTTCGACAAGATCGTGCACTCGCTGCACCTGGGCGGCGGCGGACGCGTCGCCGGCGGTTCCACGCTGGCCACGCAGATCGAAAAATACCGCCACTCGCCCGAAGGCCGCACCGCCTCGACGGGCGAGAAGCTGCGCCAGATGGTGTCGGCCACGATCCGTTCCTACCAGGACGGCGAGGACACCACCGGCACGCGCCAGCGCATCGTGCTCGAATACCTGAACTCGGTGCCGCTGTCGGCCAAGCTCGGCTACGGCGAAGTCAACGGCATCGGCGACGGCATGTGGGTCTGGTACGGGCGCGACTTCGCCCAGGTCAACCGCATCCTGGCCGGCAATGCCGTGACCCCGGAATACGCGCTGGTGTACAAGGAAGCGCTGTCGCTGATGATCGCGCAGCGCCGTCCGGCGTATTACCTCGGCGCCGGCGAAAAAGACCTGGAAACGCTGACCAACTCGCACCTGCGCGTGCTGGCGGCCAACGGCATCATCTCGACCGAACTGCGCGACGCCGCGCTGGCCACCGTGCTGCATCCGGCGCTCGGCTCGGGCGTGGCGCCGCCGCCGGCCAATACGTTCGTCACCCGCAAGGCCGCCAACGCGGTGCGCAACCACCTGGCCACGCTGCTGGGCGACTCGCGCCTGTACAACCTCGATCGCCTCGACCTGTCGGTGGTGACCACGCTGAACGGCGAGGCCGAAAAAGCCGTCACGGCCGCGCTGCGCAAGCTGAACGACAACCAGGCCGCGATCGACGCCGGCCTGACCGGCAAGGGCCTGCTCGGCAACGGCGACCCGGCCCAGGTCGTGTACAGCTTCACGCTGATGGAGCGCGGCGACAAGGTCAACTACCTGCGCGTGCAGACCGACAACTACGACCAGCCGCTCGACATCAACGAGGGCGCCAAGCTCGACCTCGGCTCGACCGCCAAGCTGCGTACGCTCACCACCTACCTCGACATCGTCGACCAGCTGCACCAGCGCTACGAGCCGATGAGCAAGGCGGAACTCGCCAAGGTCGCCGTCGATCCGAAGGACCGGCTGAGCCAGTGGGCCGTCGATTACTTCAAGGCCCTGCCTGACGGCGCCGACCGCGGCCTCAAACCCATGCTGGCGGCGGCGATGGAACGCAAGTACTCGGGCAACCCGGGCGAAGCCTTCTTCACCGGCGGTGGCGTGCACATCTTCGGCAACTTCAGCCACACCGACGACAGCCGCATCCTGACCGTGCAGGAAGGCTTGCAGAACTCGACCAACCTGCTGTTCGTGCGCCTGATGCGCGACGTGGTGCGCTACTACATGTTCCAGCTGCCGGGCTCCTCGGCCCAGCTGCTGGCCGACGCCGACGACCCGCGCCGCGCCGATTACCTGTCGCGCTTCGCCGACCGCGAAGGCAAGGACTTCCTGGCGCGCTTCTGGAACAAGTACCGCGGGCACGCGCCGGACGAGATCGTGCAGCTGCTGGTGCAGGGCGTGCGCCCGACCGCGCCCAAGCTGGCGGCGGTCGAGCGCACGATCGCGCCCGAAGCCACGCAGGCCCAGTTCGGCGCCTTCCTGCACGCCAACCTGGAGTCGGCCGCCGAGGTCGACGACGACAAGGTCGCCGAGCTGTACGAGCGCTACGACCCGCAGCAGATGTCGCTGGCCGACCGTGGCTACATCGCCTCGGTGCACCCGCTCGAGCTGTGGCTGGTCGGCTACCTGCGCCAGCATCCGAAGGCCGGCTGGGACGAAGTCGTCGGCGCCTCGACCAAGCAGCGCCAGGAAGTGTACTCGTGGCTGTTCAAGACGCACCGCAAGCATGCGCAGGACAAGCGCATCGCCGGCCTGCTCGAAGTCGAAGCCTTCCTCAAGATCCACGCGCAGTGGAAGAAGATGGGCTACCCGTTCGATTCGCTGGTGCCATCGTACGCGACCACGCTGGGCGCCTCGGCCGACCGTCCGATCGCGCTGGCCGAGCTGATGGGCATCCTGGTCAACGGCGGCGTACGCAAGCCGACCGAACGCCTCGATTCGCTGCACTTCGCGAAAGACACGCCGTACGAAACCCTGGTCAAGCGCAAGCAGGATCCGCGCAGCGAGCAGGTGCTCGATCCGGAAGTGGCGCACGCGGTCGTGCATGCGATCCAGGGCGTGGCCCAGGTCGGCACCGCCAAGCGCGTCAAGCAGGCCTTCGTCAAGGAAGACGGCAGCGTCATCATGGTGGGCGGCAAGACCGGTACCGGCGACCAGCGCTTCGACGTGTTCGGCGCCGGCCACCGCCTGATCGAGTCGCGCTACGTGAACCGCTCGGCGACGTTCGTGTTCAACATCGGCGAGCGCTTCTTCGGCACCATGACCGCCTACGTGCACGGCCCGCAGTCGCAGAACTACGACTTCACCAGCGCGCTGCCGGTGCAGTTGCTGGTCAACCTCGGCCCGAGCCTGATGCCGATGATCGAGAAGAGCCAGACGGTGCTGGTGCCGGACGCGCACGCGACGCCGACCATGGCCGCGGCGGCGCAGAAGGCGGCCGCGGCCGAGGCGGCTGCTCGGGCCGCGGCTGCGCCGACCGACGACGTGGCGCGCGACCAGGTCGAATCGGAGGCGGCGCCGACCGATGCGCAGGAGGAAACGGCTGCGCCTGCGGCGGCTGCCGCGCCGGCCAAGACCGCCACCGAGGCCAAGCCCGTCAAGGCGGCGGGAGAGGGCGCCGCGGCGCCTGCGCCGAAGCCGCATCAGAAGGCCGAAGGCGCTGTCAAGGCTGAAGGTGCTGCGAAAGCCGAAAGCTCTGCCAAAGCCGAAAGCGCCGCCAAGCCGGAGCCGCGCGCCAAGGCGGAGGCGCATGCCAAACCGGAGGTGCACGCCAAATCGGAGGTGCACGCCAAACCGGAGGCGCACGCCAAGCCGGCCAAACCGGCCGACGGCGAATCCAGGCCGGCGCGTCAGAAACCGGCCGACGGCGAATCCAAGCCGGCGCGTCGGAAACCGGCCGCGGTCGAGGAAGTGCTGCAGTGACGTGAAAGCGCCGCGCCTGCGCAAATTCAGCCTGGTGTCGCTGCGTGACCTGCTGGTCGCCATCGCGCCGACCACCGTGCTGGTGGCGATCGCTTGCGCGGTCGCCTATCTCGTCGTCGATCCGGAGCCGCCGCGCCGTGTGGTGCTGGCGACCGGCCAGGACAACAGCGCCTACGAGGAATTCGGCCGCAAGTACGCGGCCGTGCTGGCGCGCGACGGCATCCGTGTCGAGCTGCGCCGCTCGCTCGGCTCGGCCTACAACCTGCAGCGCCTGAAAGACGGCCAGGTCGACATCGCCTTCGTGCAGAGCGGCTCGACCGGTGCCGGGCAGGCTGCCTCGGCCGCCCCGGCCGCGCGCGCCGACCTGGTCTCGCTGGGCAGCCTGTTCACCGAGCCGGTCTGGCTGTTCCTGCGCGCGTCCGATAAACGGAAAGACGTGCTGCGCAGCCTGACCCAGCTGAAAGGCTTGCGCATCAACCTCGGCCCCGAGGGCACCGGCGTGCCGCAACTGTTCCGCCAGCTGCTGGCGGCCAACAACGTCGAGCCAGGCGACTTGCGGATATCAAAGCTCGAGAACACCCCGGCCACGATGGCGCTGCTGAACGGGCAGATCGACGGCCTGGTGTTCAGCTCGGCGCCGGAAGCGCCGCTGATCCAGATGCTGCTGCAGACCCCGGGCGTCCAGCTGTTCGATTTCCGCCAGGCCGAGGCCTATACGCACCGTTTGCCCTTCCTGACCCACGTGGTGCTGCCGCGCGGGATCGTCGACCTGGGCCGCGACATTCCCTCCAAGGATTTCCAGCTGATCGCCCCGACCGCCACGCTGGTGGCGCGCGCCGATCTGCACCCGGCGCTGATCGACGCATTCGTCAAGGCCGCCACCGAGATCCATGGCGGCGCCGGCTGGTTCCAGCAGCAGGGGCAATTTCCGTCGCCGCGCTACAGCGAGATCCCGGTCGCGCGCGAGGCCGCCAAGTACTACCGCGACGGTCCGCCGTTCCTGCAGCGCTACCTGTCGTTCTGGCTGGCCAACCTGTTCGACCGGCTGTGGGTGGTCGCGGTGGCGCTGGCCGCGCTGGTGATTCCGCTGTCGAAAGTGGTGCCGCCGCTGTACGCCTGGCGCGTGCGCTCGCGCGTGTACCGCTGGTACGGCCAGCTGCGCGCGGTCGAGCTGGCGGTGGAAAGCGCACCCGAGGCGCACCGTCCCGAGGTGCAGGCCGAGCAGCTGCGCCGCCTCGACGACATCGAACGGCGCGTCAACCACATCTCGATCCCGCTGGCCTATGCCGACGCGCTGTACGGCCTGCGCAGCCACATCAACCTGGTGCGCCAGCGCGTGCGCGCGGCGCCGCAGCGGCGCGCGGAGGACCTGTAGAACGCGGCGCCGTCAGGGCACGATCTTCACCACGGCGTTGCCGGAGGTGACGTACAGGACACCGTTGGCGTCGACCGTGATGCCGGCCACGTTGGCCAGCGAGTTTGTCAGGCTGCCCGGCACCAGCGTCGTGCCGCCGATGTGGCCGGCCACCGTGCTCGTTACCGCGCCGGTCGTGATCTTGCGGATCGTGTTGCTTTGCGCGTCGGCCGCGTACAGCGTGCCGTCTTTGGCCACGGTCAATGCCACGACCTGGCGGAAACTCGCCTGGCTGCCGTTGCCGTCCGCACTACCGCCGCTCGAGACGCCGGCGAAGTGGGTGAGGCTGGTCGCGCCGGACGTGGCACGGCTGATGGTGTTGTTCAGGTCGGCCACGTAGGCGACGCCGTCGGCATTGACTACAACGCCGCGCGGCACCAGCACGTTGTCGAGACTGTCGTTGACCGGGCCCTCCAGTGTGATCGCGTTTTGATATTGGGCGCCGGACAGGCGTCGGGTGTCGACGCCGGTGGTAATGAACAGGCTGCCGGATGAATCGATCGCAATACCGGCAGGATGGAGACGGAGGTTATCGCCGAAGCCGCTGGACTGCAGCGTCACCGGCGTGCTGACGTCGGCAGAGGGCGTGATCTTGCGGATACTGTAGCCATCGAGGACGAATAGGTTGTTGCTGGCGTCGATCGCGAGTGCAGTCGGGTCCGTAAAACGAGCTCGGCTGCCATTGCCATTCACGCTGGCCTGGGCGCCTGCCGTGCCGGCGAAGGTCGAGACCGTGCCGTCCGGCGTGATCTTGCGGATCACCCGGTTGTTCTCGTCCGCAACGAACAGGTTGCCGCCGGTGTCGACCACGATGCCGCGCGGCGAATTGAAGCTCGCCTTGGAACCGTTTTCGTCGCGGCTGCCGTACAGCGTCGCACTTCCTGCCAGCAGCGTGATGCCGCGGCTTGGACCGGTATTGCCGCCGCTGTCGCCGTCATCGGCCGTTTTGGGCTTGGGCCCGCCCGGCCCGCAAGCCGTGAGCGCGCCCGCGCAGATGGCGGCAAGCGCGGCGCAGGCGAGGCGGACGCGCATGCGCGCGCGGGAAGACGACGGGGAACGGGTCATGCAAGGCTCCGGAGAATGAAAGTCAGCGGCGATGCTAGCATGCCAACGTCCTTACATTGTCAGCAATTGTCACGCCTGGACCTGCCGACGTCACGGCGTCACGAGCTCGACGATCGGGTGGCCCGGGATCGCATACGGCGTGGCTTGCCGCTTGATGTGTCGCCATGCCAGCCGGATCAGGCTCCCACCCAGGGCAGGCCCGCCTTGCACCACCCACCGAGCGTCTTGCGATGCCCGTCGCCATCGCGGTCGCCCTCGAAGCCTTCGAGGATGTCGAAGGCCTTGTCGTAGCCGAGCTCGGTGGCCACCCGGGCCGCATGGCGCGAACGCACGCCCGAGCGGCACAGGAACAGCAGCACGTCGTCCTTGTCGGCGACCTGCTGCAGCTGGCCGGCGAAATCCGGGTTGGGGGCGCCGCCCGGATAAAGACTCCACTGGACTGCACCGTGCTGGGCCTCGGGGATGGCGACGCGCCCGATCCAGTCGCGTTCCGCGTTGGTGCGTACATCCACCAGCTTGACCTTGGGATCGTTCTGCACCAGCGCGAACGCTTCCTGGGGCGTGACTGCGCCAGCATAGGGCAGGCCGGCGCCGCGATTGCGGGCCTGGTCGAGGATCTCGTCAGTGCTATTCATTGCTTTCTCCTGGTTGCATGGCCGGGCTCGCACATTTGGTGCAGCGCGCCTTAACTTGGTGCATACTGACGCGATTGCACTTCATTGGTGCATATGCATGAGCACGCATCAAAGTTGTGCGAATCGGCCGGACGGTTGATTTTACGGGGCATATACCACACACACCAACGATTGATTGTTTATTTGCTCATAGTCAAGTGCTGGCATATTTCGTGCATAATCACGTATGCGCCTATCGACCGCGCCGCGTGGCGTTGTCGACACCCCTTTTTCAATTAGGAGATACGAATGGCAAGGACCGCCGCAGACGTAATGCAGATGCTGAAGGACAACGAAGTCAAGTTCGTTGATTTGCGCTTCGCCGATACCCGCGGCAAAGAGCAGCACGTGACCGTGCCCATCTCGCATTTCGACGCCGACAAGTTCGAATCCGGCCACGCCTTCGACGGTTCGTCGATCGCCGGCTGGAAAGGCATCGAAGCATCGGACATGCTGCTGATCCCGGACCCGAACACCGCCAACATCGACCCGTTCATGGAAGAGACCACCGTGTTCATGCAATGCGACGTGATCGAACCGGCGGACGGCAAGGGCTATGACCGCGATCCGCGCTCGATCGCCAAGCGCGCCGAAGCCTACCTGAAGTCGACCGGCATCGGCGACACCGCATTCTTCGGCCCGGAGCCGGAATTCTTCATCTTCGACTCGGTCCGCTGGAAGATCGACATGTCGGGTTCCTTCGTCAAGATCGACTCGGAAGAAGCGTCCTGGTCGACCGACAAGGAATTCGAAGGCGGCAACAGCGGCCACCGTCCGACCGTCAAGGGCGGCTACTTCCCGGTCCCGCCGGTCGACAGCTTCCAGGACATGCGTTCGGAAATGTCGCTGATCCTCGAATCGCTGGGCATTCCGGTCGAAGTGCACCACCACGAAGTGGCCGGCGCCGGCCAGATGGAGCTGGGCACCAAGTTCTCGACCCTGGTCGAGCGCGCCGACTGGACCCAGAACCTGAAGTACGTGATCTGGAACGTAGCCCACAGCTACGGCAAGACCGCGACCTTCATGCCGAAACCGATGAATGGCGACAACGGCTCGGGCATGCACGTGCACCAGTCGATCTGGAAGGATGGCAAGAACCTGTTCGCCGGCGACGGCTATGCCGGCCTGTCGGAGACCGCGCTGTTCTACATCGGCGGCATCATCAAGCACGCCAAGGCCCTGAACGCGATCACCAACCCGGGCACCAACTCGTACAAGCGCCTGGTGCCGGGCTTCGAAGCCCCGGTCAAGCTGGCTTACTCGGCCAAGAACCGCTCGGCCTCGATCCGCATCCCGCACGTGGCGAACCCGAAAGGCCGCCGCATCGAGACGCGCTTCCCGGACCCGCTGGCCAACGTCTACCTGTGCTTCGCCGCGCTGCTGATGGCCGGCCTGGACGGCATCCAGAACAAGATCCACCCGGGTGAAGCCGCGACCAAGGACCTGTACCACCTGCCGCCGGAAGAAGACAAGCTGATCCCGACCGTCTGCGCCTCGCTGGAAGAAGCGCTGGCCGCACTCGACAAGGACCGCGAGTTCCTGACCCGCGGCGGCGTGTTCAGCGACAGCATGATCGACGCCTACCTCGAGCTGAAAATGGGCGAAGTGCAGCGTCTGCGCATGACCCCGCACCCGGCTGAGTTCGACATGTACTACTCGTCGTAATCCGGGGTCGGACGCCTCGCAAACTTACTGCGCGTTGCATTTTCGTTGGGGCCGCCGAGGCTTGCGATGCTTGCTGTACCGGATGTACAGCTGCGCTTCTCAAACGAAACTGCGGCCGCTCGCTACGGTTTTCGAGGCATCCTTGTGGTTCGTCTTTTAAAGGTGTATCCACACGGTAACAAAAACGCGGGGAAAGCCAGCCGGCCTCCCCGCGTTTCCATTTGGATGCGGTATAGTCGAACGATTCCAATCACCGCCCGAGCGGGCGTCGACCGACTGATGCGAATGACAAGGAGCAGCTATCTCGCGCTGGCGCTGGCGTGCACACTGGCCCATGCGGGCGCGCGCGCGGATTCGACCGTTTACAAATGTGTCGACAAGAGCGGCCGCGTCGAGTTCACCGACGTCAACAAGCCCGGCTGCAAGGCGCTCGACCTGCCCGGCTACATGCCGGCCCCGCGTGCGCCGACGCCTTCGAACGCGGCCCCGGGCAATCCCGCCGCGAGCATGCGCCAGGGCGCCAAGCCGGTCGCCAGCCCGAACAATTTCCCGCGCGTGGACAGCGCCACCCAGCGCGCGCGCGACGACGACCGCCGCGCCATCCTCGACGAGGAATTGCGCGCCGAGGAGCAGAAGCTGGCCAACCTCAAGCGCGACTTCAACAACGGCGAGCCTGAGCGCCAGGGCAACGAAAAGAACTACGCCAAGTACCAGGAGCGTGTGGCGCAGATGCGCGACGACATCAGCCGCAGCGAAAAGAACATCGAAGCGCTCAGGCGCGAGATTGCAAATATCCGCTAAGTGACCGCCAATAATTCATGAACGAGATCCCGGCCACCCCTCCCGCGCACGAGCGCTTTGCCGGCCTCGACTTGCTGGCATCGAGCGTACTGGTGATCGACGGCGCCGGCCACGTGCGCTACGCCAATCCGGCTGCCGAACACCTGCTCGAGGTCTCGGTCAAGTCGCTGTCGCGCCAGAAGCTGACCGGCCTGTTCACCAACGGCGACGAGCTCGCCGCGCTGTGCGAGCAGGCGTTCGCCCACAAATACGCCGACCTGCGCCAGGACCTGACGCTGCACCGTCCCGCACGCGAACCGCTGCACGTGCACAGCATCGTCAGCGCGGCCGGCGAGCTGGAAGTCGTGATCGAGCTGCGCGAGAACGTGCAGCAGCTCAAGCTCGACCGCGAGGAACGCATCCTCGACCAGAGCCAGGCCAACAAGGAACTGATCCGCAACCTGGCGCACGAGATCAAGAATCCGCTGGGCGGCATCCGCGGCGCCGCGCAATTGCTCGAGCTCGAGCTGCCCGACGCCCACCTGACCGCGCTGCGCGAATACACGCAGGTCATCATCAAGGAAGCCGACCGCCTGCAGACGCTGGTCGACCGCCTGCTGGCGCCGCACCGGCGTCCGCACATCGTCGGCGACGTCAACATCCACGAGGTGTGCGAGCGCGTGCGCAGCCTGGTGCTGGCCGAGTTCCCGGCCGGCCTGTCGATCCGGCGCGACTACGACGCCTCCATCCCCGAGTTCCGCGGCGACAAGGAGCAGCTGATCCAGGCGGTGCTGAACATCGTCCACAACGCCGCCCAGGCCCTGCGCGCGCGCATCGCGCAAGGCGACGCCGAGATCGTGCTGCGCACGCGGGTGGCGCGCCAGATCACCCTGGCCAAGGTTCGTTACGGGCTGGCATTAGACTTGCATATCATCGACAATGGACCGGGTATCGCGCCCGAGATCCGCGACCGCATCTTCTACCCGCTCGTTTCCGGGCGCGAAGGCGGCAGCGGCCTCGGGCTGACGCTGGCGCAGACCTTCGTGCAGCAGCACATGGGACTGATCGAGTGCGAATCCCGGCCTGGGCTCACGGACTTCCGCATCATGATTCCGCTGCCATAAGCGGCGGGTGTCGAGTGCGGCTGTGGTCCACTGAAATGAACCATCGCGGGAAAGCACGAAACACATGAAACCAATCTGGATTGTCGACGACGACGCATCGATTCGCTGGGTCCTTGAAAAAGCCCTGGCGCGCGAAAACCTAGCGACCCGCAGTTTCGCCAGCGGGCGCGAAGCGCTGGCCGCGTTCGAATTCGAAACGCCGCAGGTGCTGGTGTCGGACATCCGCATGCCGGGCGAATCCGGACTGGACCTGCTGGCGGCCGTCAAGGAGCAGCATCCGGGCCTGCCGGTCATTATCATTACCGCGTTTTCCGACCTCGACTCGGCGGTCGCCTCGTTCCAGGGCGGCGCCTTCGAATACCTGGCCAAGCCCTTCGACATCGACAAGGCGGTCGCGCTGATCCGGCGCGCGCTGGAAGAAAGCCTGCGCGAAGCCAGCGTCGACATCGCTCCGAGCGAGACGCCCGAGATTCTCGGCCATGCGCCGGCGATGCAGGAGGTGTTCCGCGCGATCGGGCGGCTGTCGCAGTCGAACGTGACCGTGCTGATCACCGGCGAATCCGGCACCGGCAAGGAGCTGGTGGCGCGCGCCCTGCACAAGCACAGTCCGCGCGCGCAACAGCCGTTCATCGCGCTCAATACCGCGGCGATCCCGAAGGACCTGCTCGAATCCGAATTGTTCGGCCACGAGCGCGGCGCCTTCACCGGCGCCCAGGCGATGCGGCGCGGCCGCTTCGAGCAGGCCGAGAACGGCACGCTGTTCCTCGACGAGATCGGCGACATGCCGTTCGACCTGCAGACGCGCCTGCTGCGGGTGCTGTCCGACGGCCATTTTTATCGCGTCGGCGGGCACCAGCCGGTCAAGGCCAACGTGCGCGTGATCGCGGCGACGCACCAGAACCTCGAGCAGCGCGTGCGCGACGGCCTGTTCCGGGAAGACTTGTACCACCGCCTGAACGTGATCCGCCTGCGCCTGCCATCCCTGCGCGAGCGGCGCGATGACATCCCCATTTTGGTGCGCCACTTCCTGGTGCAGAGCGCTCATCAATTGGGCGTCGAGCCCAAGCGCCTGAGCGAGGACGCGCAGCGCTTCCTGTCCGGCCTGGAATTGCCGGGCAACGTGCGCCAGCTGGAGAACCTGTGCAACTGGATCACGGTGATGGCGCCGGGCCAGACGGTCGAGGTGAAAGACCTGCCGCGCGACCTGACCCAGGCCGCGCCCGCCGGCGCCAACAGCCTGGCCGCGGCGGCGACGGTGGCGATGCCGGCGCCCTCGGCCGGTCCGCAACACGCGCCGGCGGACGGCGCGACCGGCCTGACGGCGCTGGCGGGCCTCCCGTCCGGGGCCGAGGGCTGGATCGGCCTGCTGGAGCTGCAGGCCGCGCGCATGCTGTCCGACGGCCAGGTCGAAGTGATGGACGTGCTGGGACGGCAGTTCGAGTCGGCGCTGATCCGCACGGCGCTCAAGCACACCCACGGCCGCAAGAACGACGCGGCGATCCGGCTGGGCATCGGGCGCAACACGATCACGCGCAAGATCGCCGAGCTGGGCATCGACGGGGCGAAGGAGGAATAAGGTCCGGGGGAGGAATAGAGTCCGGGGGACTCTATTCCGAAAAGAGTCCGGGGGACTCTATTCCGAAAAGAGTCCGGGGGACTCTATTCCGAAAAGAGTCCGGGGGACTCTATTCCGAAAAGAGTTCGGGGAACTCTATTCCGAAAAGAGTTCGGGGAA
This genomic stretch from Massilia sp. 9096 harbors:
- a CDS encoding transglycosylase domain-containing protein gives rise to the protein MQPALAGMPILAAVQDAPVRPARSQSAPLDDALPPGASDAESPPPSEPPAKPRPRWRKLKRSLLVLFLLAVAAGSGLAVYESRTSTLQARFFADLAQKLRYRVEAGPSDAIRFPQASPYDDRLGYSNLPNYLAKLKQRDYEIVSQARMSPKMLELADHGLYPTYHEKIRAGLDILDYSGQPLFSARFPERLYGRFDEAPGMLVKSLLYIENRELLDTTYPKRNPAVEWDRFSKAVFDKIVHSLHLGGGGRVAGGSTLATQIEKYRHSPEGRTASTGEKLRQMVSATIRSYQDGEDTTGTRQRIVLEYLNSVPLSAKLGYGEVNGIGDGMWVWYGRDFAQVNRILAGNAVTPEYALVYKEALSLMIAQRRPAYYLGAGEKDLETLTNSHLRVLAANGIISTELRDAALATVLHPALGSGVAPPPANTFVTRKAANAVRNHLATLLGDSRLYNLDRLDLSVVTTLNGEAEKAVTAALRKLNDNQAAIDAGLTGKGLLGNGDPAQVVYSFTLMERGDKVNYLRVQTDNYDQPLDINEGAKLDLGSTAKLRTLTTYLDIVDQLHQRYEPMSKAELAKVAVDPKDRLSQWAVDYFKALPDGADRGLKPMLAAAMERKYSGNPGEAFFTGGGVHIFGNFSHTDDSRILTVQEGLQNSTNLLFVRLMRDVVRYYMFQLPGSSAQLLADADDPRRADYLSRFADREGKDFLARFWNKYRGHAPDEIVQLLVQGVRPTAPKLAAVERTIAPEATQAQFGAFLHANLESAAEVDDDKVAELYERYDPQQMSLADRGYIASVHPLELWLVGYLRQHPKAGWDEVVGASTKQRQEVYSWLFKTHRKHAQDKRIAGLLEVEAFLKIHAQWKKMGYPFDSLVPSYATTLGASADRPIALAELMGILVNGGVRKPTERLDSLHFAKDTPYETLVKRKQDPRSEQVLDPEVAHAVVHAIQGVAQVGTAKRVKQAFVKEDGSVIMVGGKTGTGDQRFDVFGAGHRLIESRYVNRSATFVFNIGERFFGTMTAYVHGPQSQNYDFTSALPVQLLVNLGPSLMPMIEKSQTVLVPDAHATPTMAAAAQKAAAAEAAARAAAAPTDDVARDQVESEAAPTDAQEETAAPAAAAAPAKTATEAKPVKAAGEGAAAPAPKPHQKAEGAVKAEGAAKAESSAKAESAAKPEPRAKAEAHAKPEVHAKSEVHAKPEAHAKPAKPADGESRPARQKPADGESKPARRKPAAVEEVLQ
- a CDS encoding TAXI family TRAP transporter solute-binding subunit encodes the protein MKAPRLRKFSLVSLRDLLVAIAPTTVLVAIACAVAYLVVDPEPPRRVVLATGQDNSAYEEFGRKYAAVLARDGIRVELRRSLGSAYNLQRLKDGQVDIAFVQSGSTGAGQAASAAPAARADLVSLGSLFTEPVWLFLRASDKRKDVLRSLTQLKGLRINLGPEGTGVPQLFRQLLAANNVEPGDLRISKLENTPATMALLNGQIDGLVFSSAPEAPLIQMLLQTPGVQLFDFRQAEAYTHRLPFLTHVVLPRGIVDLGRDIPSKDFQLIAPTATLVARADLHPALIDAFVKAATEIHGGAGWFQQQGQFPSPRYSEIPVAREAAKYYRDGPPFLQRYLSFWLANLFDRLWVVAVALAALVIPLSKVVPPLYAWRVRSRVYRWYGQLRAVELAVESAPEAHRPEVQAEQLRRLDDIERRVNHISIPLAYADALYGLRSHINLVRQRVRAAPQRRAEDL
- a CDS encoding rhodanese-like domain-containing protein, giving the protein MNSTDEILDQARNRGAGLPYAGAVTPQEAFALVQNDPKVKLVDVRTNAERDWIGRVAIPEAQHGAVQWSLYPGGAPNPDFAGQLQQVADKDDVLLFLCRSGVRSRHAARVATELGYDKAFDILEGFEGDRDGDGHRKTLGGWCKAGLPWVGA
- the glnA gene encoding type I glutamate--ammonia ligase, which produces MARTAADVMQMLKDNEVKFVDLRFADTRGKEQHVTVPISHFDADKFESGHAFDGSSIAGWKGIEASDMLLIPDPNTANIDPFMEETTVFMQCDVIEPADGKGYDRDPRSIAKRAEAYLKSTGIGDTAFFGPEPEFFIFDSVRWKIDMSGSFVKIDSEEASWSTDKEFEGGNSGHRPTVKGGYFPVPPVDSFQDMRSEMSLILESLGIPVEVHHHEVAGAGQMELGTKFSTLVERADWTQNLKYVIWNVAHSYGKTATFMPKPMNGDNGSGMHVHQSIWKDGKNLFAGDGYAGLSETALFYIGGIIKHAKALNAITNPGTNSYKRLVPGFEAPVKLAYSAKNRSASIRIPHVANPKGRRIETRFPDPLANVYLCFAALLMAGLDGIQNKIHPGEAATKDLYHLPPEEDKLIPTVCASLEEALAALDKDREFLTRGGVFSDSMIDAYLELKMGEVQRLRMTPHPAEFDMYYSS
- the glnL gene encoding nitrogen regulation protein NR(II), with the protein product MNEIPATPPAHERFAGLDLLASSVLVIDGAGHVRYANPAAEHLLEVSVKSLSRQKLTGLFTNGDELAALCEQAFAHKYADLRQDLTLHRPAREPLHVHSIVSAAGELEVVIELRENVQQLKLDREERILDQSQANKELIRNLAHEIKNPLGGIRGAAQLLELELPDAHLTALREYTQVIIKEADRLQTLVDRLLAPHRRPHIVGDVNIHEVCERVRSLVLAEFPAGLSIRRDYDASIPEFRGDKEQLIQAVLNIVHNAAQALRARIAQGDAEIVLRTRVARQITLAKVRYGLALDLHIIDNGPGIAPEIRDRIFYPLVSGREGGSGLGLTLAQTFVQQHMGLIECESRPGLTDFRIMIPLP
- the ntrC gene encoding nitrogen regulation protein NR(I); translated protein: MKPIWIVDDDASIRWVLEKALARENLATRSFASGREALAAFEFETPQVLVSDIRMPGESGLDLLAAVKEQHPGLPVIIITAFSDLDSAVASFQGGAFEYLAKPFDIDKAVALIRRALEESLREASVDIAPSETPEILGHAPAMQEVFRAIGRLSQSNVTVLITGESGTGKELVARALHKHSPRAQQPFIALNTAAIPKDLLESELFGHERGAFTGAQAMRRGRFEQAENGTLFLDEIGDMPFDLQTRLLRVLSDGHFYRVGGHQPVKANVRVIAATHQNLEQRVRDGLFREDLYHRLNVIRLRLPSLRERRDDIPILVRHFLVQSAHQLGVEPKRLSEDAQRFLSGLELPGNVRQLENLCNWITVMAPGQTVEVKDLPRDLTQAAPAGANSLAAAATVAMPAPSAGPQHAPADGATGLTALAGLPSGAEGWIGLLELQAARMLSDGQVEVMDVLGRQFESALIRTALKHTHGRKNDAAIRLGIGRNTITRKIAELGIDGAKEE